The DNA segment GTTCTCGTCGGCATCCCGCAGTTCGGCGTTGACGAACGCCTTGCGCCCCTCGGCTTCACGCACCCACCCGCGCACGGTGAGCGGGACGTCGATGGGGGTGATCTTGCGGTAGTCGACGTGCAGGAAACCGGTGCGGCTGATCGGCCGGCCGGTGGCGTGGATGACCATGCCGAACGTCGAATCGAACATCAGCGGCAACACACCGCCGTGCACCGCGTAGTTGCCGCCGACGTGGTAGCGGCTGAACTGCACGGTCAGCTCGACGCCGTCGGAGTCGAACTTGGTGACGTGGTAGGGCGGCATGAGCAGGCTGCCCGCGCCGGGCAGGGACGGCACCCGGTTGGCCGGCCCGACACCTTCGGCGGCCTCGGTCGGGCCGAGCAGCCCCACCAGTTCCTCGACGAGATCGGCTGCGCGATCCCATGTTTCGCTGTCCGGGTCCGCGGAAACCGCCAGATCCTGGGCGCGGCGCATCGCGGAGAGGAACCGTCCGAAACCCGGTCCGGGCGTGGCGGGCTGGAAGTTCGGGAACCCGCCGTGGCGGTCGTATTCAGGATCTTCGAGATGCGGGTCGGTCACCGACCGGCCGCCAGCACGTCGCGGCGCACGATCGTCTGATCGCGCCCCGGGCCGACACCGATACACGAAACATGGGCTCCGGCAAGCTCTTCGAGCCGCAATACGTAGTCGCGCGCCTTGGCGGGCAGATCGTCGAACTCCCGCGCCCCGGAGATGTCCTCCCACCAGCCCGGCAGTTCCTCGTAGATCGGTTCGGCCCGCGCGATGTCGCTCTGCGTCATCGGCATGTCGTCGGTGCGCTTGCCGTCCACCGTGTAGCCGACGCACACCGGCACCGTCTCGAGGCTGGAGAGCACGTCGAGTTTGGTCAGGAAGTAGTCGGTGATGCCGTTGACCCGGGTCGCGTACCGCGCGATCACCGCGTCGAACCAGCCGCAGCGGCGGGCGCGTCCGGTGGTCACCCCGACCTCCCCGCCGGTCTTCGCCAAGTAGGCGCCGTACTCGTCGAACAGTTCGGTGGGGAACGGGCCGGAGCCGACGCGGGTGGTGTAGGCCTTGAGGATGCCCAGCACCGTGGTGATGCGGGTGGGCCCGATGCCCGAACCGACCGCCGCACCGCCCGCGGTGGGGTTGGACGACGTCACGAACGGATAGGTGCCGTGGTCGACGTCGAGCAGCGTGCCTTGCGAACCCTCCAGCAGTACCGTCTCGCCGCGTTCGAGGGCGGAATTGAGCAGCAGTCGGGCGTCGGCGATGCGGTGCTTGAACCCCTCCGCCTGCTCCAGCAGGTTGTCGACCACCTCGGCGGCGTCGAGCGCCTTGCGGTTGTAGATCTTGACCAGCACCTGGTTCTTGAACTCCAGCGCGGCCTCGATCTTCTCGGCCAGCTGCACCGGGTCGAGCACGTCGGCGACGCGGATGCCGATGCGCGCGATCTTGTCCTGGTAGCAGGGACCGATACCGCGGCCGGTGGTGCCGATCTTCTTGCTGCCCGCCCAGCGCTCGACGACCTTGTCGATCGCCACGTGGTACGGCATGAGCAGGTGGGCGTCGGCGGAGATCAGCAGGCGTTCGGTGTCGACGCCGCGGTCCTCCAGGCCCCTGAGCTCGGTGAGCAGCACCCCGGGGTCGACGACGACGCCGTTGCCGATCACGTTGGTGACGCCGGGGGTGAGGATCCCCGACGGAATGAGGTGCAGGGCGAAATTCTCGCCTGTGGGCAGCACGACGGTGTGACCGGCGTTGTTGCCGCCCTGGTATCGCACGACCCACTGCACGCGGCCACCGAGTAGATCGGTGGCCTTTCCTTTGCCCTCGTCGCCCCATTGGGCGCCGATGAGCACGATTGCCGGCATGGCTTAATCTCCCGCTTGATGTGGTGCAGCCGGTGACACACCCTATCCCAGCAGGTCGGGAGGAGCTGTTTTGAGTGCCAGTGAGGGTGCCGCGGAGGTCGTCGTCCTCCGGTTCGGCGAGCGCCGCGTACCGCGCGGTCTCCGCGGGCTGGACGTTGTCGACGTGGCGGGATCCGCGGATGTGGACGCCGCCTCGGCCGGTGCGCGGCGGCTCGTCGTGGTGGGCGGCGGCGCCGATGTCGCCACGGTCCTGACCAGGCTGATGCGCACCGAACGCCTCGGCGTCGAGCTGGCCGCCGCGACGGGGTTCCTGTCGGCCCGCACGGCGCTGAGCGGCGTGGCGCGGCGGGTGCCGCTCATCCGCGACGACGCAGGCATGGCG comes from the Mycolicibacterium litorale genome and includes:
- a CDS encoding adenylosuccinate synthase, whose amino-acid sequence is MPAIVLIGAQWGDEGKGKATDLLGGRVQWVVRYQGGNNAGHTVVLPTGENFALHLIPSGILTPGVTNVIGNGVVVDPGVLLTELRGLEDRGVDTERLLISADAHLLMPYHVAIDKVVERWAGSKKIGTTGRGIGPCYQDKIARIGIRVADVLDPVQLAEKIEAALEFKNQVLVKIYNRKALDAAEVVDNLLEQAEGFKHRIADARLLLNSALERGETVLLEGSQGTLLDVDHGTYPFVTSSNPTAGGAAVGSGIGPTRITTVLGILKAYTTRVGSGPFPTELFDEYGAYLAKTGGEVGVTTGRARRCGWFDAVIARYATRVNGITDYFLTKLDVLSSLETVPVCVGYTVDGKRTDDMPMTQSDIARAEPIYEELPGWWEDISGAREFDDLPAKARDYVLRLEELAGAHVSCIGVGPGRDQTIVRRDVLAAGR
- a CDS encoding PaaI family thioesterase; translated protein: MTDPHLEDPEYDRHGGFPNFQPATPGPGFGRFLSAMRRAQDLAVSADPDSETWDRAADLVEELVGLLGPTEAAEGVGPANRVPSLPGAGSLLMPPYHVTKFDSDGVELTVQFSRYHVGGNYAVHGGVLPLMFDSTFGMVIHATGRPISRTGFLHVDYRKITPIDVPLTVRGWVREAEGRKAFVNAELRDADENLLAEANGLMIRLLPGQP
- a CDS encoding peptidase M50, yielding MSASEGAAEVVVLRFGERRVPRGLRGLDVVDVAGSADVDAASAGARRLVVVGGGADVATVLTRLMRTERLGVELAAATGFLSARTALSGVARRVPLIRDDAGMAIVGSAEWRGSPLVGEGVVDDTTLFTGEVAGVRIEPTSEMPGLRAAVLSRRGRPGRWVAGRAAQLGTTGARVVRDGVDGAREVKRSTFYRHIEGWLRVG